From Candidatus Methylomirabilota bacterium, a single genomic window includes:
- a CDS encoding Zn-ribbon domain-containing OB-fold protein, whose amino-acid sequence MDVDRPLPTPITPEAKPFWDGCKAEKLMLPRCEECGHVFFYPRILCPRCHSRRIGWMQASGRGTLHSFEIAYQAFQKAWKIKPPYVLAMVQLDEGPRMMSNLINVEPSPKAITCDMPVEVVFTKVSDEVTLPLFQPRR is encoded by the coding sequence ATGGACGTCGATCGCCCGCTGCCCACGCCCATCACCCCGGAGGCCAAGCCGTTCTGGGACGGTTGTAAGGCCGAGAAGCTGATGCTCCCTCGCTGCGAGGAGTGCGGGCACGTCTTCTTCTATCCCCGCATCCTGTGCCCGCGCTGTCACTCGCGGCGCATCGGGTGGATGCAGGCGAGCGGACGCGGCACGCTGCACTCCTTCGAGATCGCCTACCAGGCTTTCCAGAAGGCGTGGAAGATCAAGCCGCCCTACGTGCTCGCGATGGTCCAGCTGGACGAGGGGCCGCGCATGATGTCGAACCTGATCAACGTGGAGCCCTCGCCGAAGGCGATCACGTGCGACATGCCGGTGGAGGTCGTGTTCACCAAGGTGAGCGACGAGGTGACCCTGCCGCTCTTCCAGCCGAGGCGGTGA
- a CDS encoding FAD binding domain-containing protein — translation MKPARFRYARPGTLAEAIALLAEAPGEAKILAGGQSLVPMLNMRLVRPAVLVDITRVRDLTGIAPAGDGGLRVGALTRHAELVVSPLVRERAPLLAEAARHVGHTAIRNQGTLGGSLAHADPAAELPAALLALDARLHASGPRGDRAVHAGEFFRGLLTTALESDEILSAVEIPAPPAGWSFTEIARRPGDFALAGVVVVLGSPLTPPSPPRGESLRVVGFGVGDRPLRLRSAERLLAGVTINADAAARAGAAVGSDCDPPSDVHGSADYRRHLATVLTERAVLQAAARLAGAP, via the coding sequence ATGAAGCCCGCGCGGTTCCGGTACGCGCGCCCGGGCACGCTCGCCGAGGCGATCGCGCTCCTCGCGGAGGCGCCCGGCGAGGCCAAGATCCTGGCGGGCGGTCAGAGCCTGGTGCCGATGCTGAACATGCGGCTCGTGCGCCCCGCGGTGCTGGTCGACATCACGCGCGTGCGCGACCTCACCGGGATTGCGCCCGCCGGCGATGGTGGACTGCGCGTGGGCGCGCTCACGCGTCACGCGGAGCTGGTCGTGTCGCCGCTCGTCCGCGAGCGCGCGCCGCTGCTGGCCGAGGCCGCGCGGCACGTGGGCCACACCGCGATCCGCAATCAGGGCACGCTGGGCGGCAGTCTCGCGCACGCCGATCCCGCCGCGGAGTTGCCGGCGGCGCTGCTGGCGCTCGACGCGCGGCTGCACGCGAGCGGGCCGCGCGGAGACCGAGCGGTGCACGCGGGCGAGTTCTTCCGCGGCCTGCTCACGACCGCGCTCGAGAGCGACGAAATCCTCAGCGCGGTCGAGATTCCCGCGCCGCCGGCGGGCTGGAGCTTCACCGAGATCGCGCGGCGCCCGGGGGATTTTGCGCTGGCCGGGGTGGTCGTCGTCCTGGGCAGCCCCCTCACCCCACCCTCTCCCCCGAGGGGAGAGAGTCTGCGTGTGGTGGGATTTGGCGTGGGCGATCGGCCGTTGCGGCTGCGGAGCGCCGAGCGGCTCCTGGCCGGCGTGACCATCAACGCGGACGCCGCCGCGCGGGCCGGCGCCGCCGTCGGCTCCGATTGCGATCCGCCGAGCGACGTGCACGGGTCGGCCGACTACCGCCGCCATCTGGCCACCGTGCTGACCGAGCGCGCCGTGCTCCAGGCCGCGGCGCGACTCGCGGGCGCGCCGTGA
- a CDS encoding YMGG-like glycine zipper-containing protein, giving the protein MTRTKANRILSATIGLSLLSLTATACGTVGGAAVGAGAGAAVGAGTGYGAGKGALIGTGVGAAAGAIYDITKH; this is encoded by the coding sequence ATGACCAGGACGAAAGCGAATCGAATCCTGTCCGCGACGATCGGGCTATCGCTGCTCTCGCTCACCGCGACCGCGTGCGGAACGGTCGGCGGCGCCGCGGTGGGTGCGGGAGCGGGCGCGGCGGTGGGCGCGGGGACCGGATACGGCGCCGGCAAGGGCGCCTTGATCGGAACCGGCGTCGGTGCCGCCGCCGGCGCCATCTACGACATCACGAAGCACTAG
- a CDS encoding thiolase, translating into MPTVAERQRELRNVACIVGVDESDQIGTLPNTSQLSLHLEAISNAVRDAGLKVRDVDGIFTAGQHSPATLGEALGVKPRYVDGTTVGGCSFIIMVGHAVAALHHGLCDVAVVSHGESGRSGTGVTRTRDTALSGQFEFPYGFGGATSYFGMITTRHMHEHGTTLEQWAQVAVSTRQWAALNPKARFRDPITVADVLHSRPVSYPFNLLNICLVTDAGGAVVLTRADRAKDCAKPPVYVRGFGEATEHVMVTQMDDLAASAATRLAGERAFSMAGVSGQDFNHIMLYDAFTSGPPIMLESLGLAKPGEGVQFFSEGRSTPGGRLPINTNGGGLSYTHSGMYGIFPIIEAARQLRGECGARQVPGASCSLVNGMGGMLSAAGTLVLANRT; encoded by the coding sequence ATGCCGACCGTCGCCGAGCGGCAGCGGGAGCTGCGCAACGTCGCCTGCATCGTGGGCGTGGACGAGAGCGATCAGATCGGCACCCTGCCGAACACCAGCCAGCTCTCGCTGCACCTGGAGGCCATCTCCAACGCGGTCCGCGACGCGGGACTCAAGGTCCGTGACGTCGACGGTATCTTCACCGCGGGCCAGCACTCCCCCGCCACCCTCGGCGAGGCCCTGGGGGTCAAGCCGCGCTACGTGGACGGCACCACCGTCGGCGGCTGCTCGTTCATCATCATGGTGGGTCACGCGGTGGCCGCCCTGCACCACGGCCTCTGCGACGTGGCCGTCGTCTCGCACGGAGAGTCCGGCCGCTCGGGCACCGGCGTCACCCGCACGCGCGACACCGCGCTCAGCGGGCAGTTCGAGTTCCCCTACGGCTTCGGCGGAGCCACCAGCTACTTCGGCATGATCACCACCCGTCACATGCACGAGCACGGCACCACGCTCGAGCAGTGGGCGCAGGTGGCGGTCTCCACTCGCCAGTGGGCCGCCCTCAACCCGAAGGCGCGCTTCCGCGATCCGATCACGGTGGCCGACGTGCTCCACTCGCGGCCGGTCTCCTACCCGTTCAACCTGCTCAACATCTGCCTCGTCACCGACGCGGGCGGCGCGGTGGTGCTGACCCGCGCGGATCGCGCGAAGGACTGCGCCAAGCCGCCGGTGTACGTGCGCGGCTTCGGCGAGGCCACCGAGCACGTGATGGTCACGCAGATGGACGACCTCGCCGCGAGCGCGGCCACCCGCCTGGCCGGCGAGCGCGCCTTCTCGATGGCCGGCGTGTCGGGCCAGGACTTCAACCACATCATGCTCTACGACGCGTTCACCTCGGGGCCACCCATCATGCTCGAGTCGCTGGGGCTGGCCAAGCCGGGTGAAGGCGTGCAGTTCTTCAGCGAGGGACGCTCCACCCCGGGCGGCCGCTTGCCCATCAACACCAACGGCGGCGGCCTCTCCTACACGCACTCCGGCATGTACGGCATCTTCCCGATCATCGAGGCGGCCCGCCAGCTGCGCGGCGAGTGCGGCGCCCGCCAGGTGCCCGGTGCCAGCTGCTCGCTCGTCAACGGCATGGGCGGCATGCTCTCCGCCGCCGGCACGCTGGTCTTGGCGAACCGCACCTGA
- a CDS encoding 2-oxoglutarate and iron-dependent oxygenase domain-containing protein, with protein sequence MNILKSLAVRNVEEATREIPVIDFSPVFRAGPADPEASEALARQVRHASETVGFFYLAGHGVPDTVVDAAFAASHEFHAMSIDEKARLAINENNIGYLPVNQSIQKASTVHKATRPNYNESFFISHDRPADHPDVVAGTPLRGRNQWPDGRGAMRAAMVAYFKTLESVGWTMLPVLARALGMPADYFTPFFTGEAHINLRFLHYPPQDVSDDEQFGQGPHTDNSFITILARTEVPGLAVRLPSGEWLAPPLIPGTFLVNLGNMMKRWSNDRFLSTPHAVLNESGTDRYSIAFFYSPLPTAVIECLPSCTGPDDPPRYPPAVYRDLVVDFYNANYFHRKSYVPEDSRVGS encoded by the coding sequence ATGAACATCCTCAAGAGCCTGGCGGTCAGGAACGTCGAGGAGGCCACGCGGGAGATCCCGGTCATCGATTTCTCGCCCGTGTTCCGGGCGGGGCCCGCGGATCCGGAGGCGTCCGAGGCGCTCGCTCGTCAGGTGCGGCACGCCAGCGAGACGGTCGGGTTCTTCTATCTGGCCGGCCACGGGGTGCCGGACACGGTGGTGGACGCCGCCTTCGCGGCCTCTCACGAGTTTCACGCGATGTCGATCGACGAGAAGGCGCGCCTGGCGATCAACGAGAACAACATCGGCTACCTGCCGGTGAACCAGTCCATCCAGAAGGCTTCGACCGTCCACAAGGCGACCCGGCCGAACTACAACGAGAGCTTCTTCATCAGCCACGACCGCCCCGCGGATCATCCCGACGTGGTGGCGGGCACGCCGCTGCGCGGCCGCAATCAGTGGCCGGACGGACGCGGGGCGATGCGCGCGGCCATGGTCGCCTACTTCAAGACCCTCGAGAGCGTCGGGTGGACAATGCTGCCGGTGCTGGCTCGCGCGCTCGGCATGCCCGCCGACTATTTCACCCCGTTCTTCACCGGCGAGGCCCACATCAACCTGCGCTTCCTGCACTACCCGCCGCAAGACGTGAGCGACGACGAGCAGTTCGGGCAGGGCCCGCATACCGACAACTCGTTCATCACCATCCTGGCCCGCACCGAGGTGCCGGGGCTGGCGGTGCGGCTGCCCTCGGGCGAATGGCTCGCCCCGCCCTTGATCCCGGGGACGTTCCTGGTGAACCTGGGCAACATGATGAAGCGCTGGTCGAACGATCGGTTCCTCTCCACGCCGCACGCGGTGCTGAACGAGTCCGGGACCGATCGCTATTCGATCGCGTTCTTCTACAGCCCGCTGCCGACCGCGGTCATCGAGTGCCTGCCGAGCTGCACCGGCCCCGACGACCCGCCGCGTTACCCGCCGGCGGTCTACCGCGACCTGGTGGTCGACTTCTACAACGCGAACTATTTCCACCGGAAGAGCTACGTGCCGGAGGACTCGCGCGTCGGCTCCTGA
- a CDS encoding serine hydrolase gives MKELAARLDALCDALPFQTSWYLKDLGSGARADRRGDVPVPSASTRKISIMMAALKAVHDGKLALDQKVTIDSRYQDNDSGTFQHLTPGFWITFRDALVMMIIVSDNTATGLVVDLVGLGEIQRFCESIGMTGTIHRFGIPPRLGPDHALEQVTSTTPNDQGLLLELILRGTRDAAVAARLGVTPDLCRLGLDILSWQKLKARLPSQLPLGTKVAHKTGTGSRGFMDAGIVWKDDRPLFILTAYTDHVPAALPDGTPGFTAANTLIGRMARVAYDALAG, from the coding sequence ATGAAGGAGCTGGCCGCCCGCCTCGACGCGCTCTGCGACGCGCTGCCGTTCCAGACCAGCTGGTACCTGAAGGACCTGGGAAGTGGCGCTCGCGCCGACCGGCGGGGCGACGTGCCGGTGCCCTCGGCGAGCACGCGCAAGATCTCGATCATGATGGCCGCGCTGAAGGCGGTGCACGACGGCAAGCTGGCGCTGGACCAGAAGGTGACGATCGACTCCAGGTACCAGGACAACGACTCGGGCACGTTCCAGCATCTGACGCCCGGTTTCTGGATCACGTTCCGCGACGCGCTGGTGATGATGATCATCGTCAGCGACAATACGGCAACCGGCCTCGTGGTGGACCTGGTGGGCCTCGGCGAGATCCAGCGCTTCTGCGAATCGATCGGCATGACCGGCACCATCCACCGCTTCGGCATCCCGCCCCGGCTCGGGCCCGATCACGCGCTGGAGCAGGTCACGTCCACCACGCCGAACGACCAGGGCCTGCTGCTCGAGCTGATCCTGCGCGGCACCCGCGACGCCGCGGTGGCGGCGCGCCTGGGCGTGACACCGGATCTGTGCCGCCTCGGGCTCGACATCCTCTCGTGGCAGAAGCTGAAGGCGCGGCTGCCCTCGCAGCTGCCGCTCGGCACGAAGGTCGCGCACAAGACCGGCACCGGCTCGCGCGGCTTCATGGACGCGGGCATTGTGTGGAAGGACGATCGCCCGCTCTTCATCCTCACCGCCTACACCGATCACGTCCCGGCCGCGCTGCCCGACGGCACCCCCGGCTTCACCGCGGCCAACACGCTCATCGGCCGCATGGCGCGCGTCGCGTACGACGCGCTCGCCGGCTAG
- a CDS encoding dihydrodipicolinate synthase family protein, translated as MATAERTDRIKGVLSPVVTPFKADLSPDPERFVRQCRWLLSQDVGLAVFGTNSEANSLSSEEKIELLDRLVAGGIDPSRLMPGTGCCALTDSVRLTAHAMKLGAGGVLMLPPFYYKGVSDDGLFKNFAEVIERVGDRRLRVYVYHIPPVSQVPITLGLIERLLKAYPGIVAGVKDSGGDWNNTKAMLDAFAASGFDVFAGSETFLLANMRHGGAGCISATANVNPAPIARLHREWQTPEADAQQARLDQIRGIMQRYPMIPALKAVIARYGGDPAWVTVRPPLVALTDEQRAALAAELGRAAFSMPGLGREE; from the coding sequence GTGGCCACAGCCGAGCGCACAGACCGCATCAAGGGCGTCCTCTCCCCGGTCGTCACCCCGTTCAAGGCCGACCTGTCGCCCGATCCCGAGCGCTTCGTGCGGCAGTGCCGCTGGCTCCTGTCCCAGGACGTGGGCCTCGCGGTGTTCGGCACGAACTCGGAGGCCAACTCGCTGTCGAGCGAGGAGAAGATCGAGCTGCTCGATCGGCTGGTCGCGGGCGGCATCGACCCGTCGCGTCTGATGCCGGGCACCGGTTGTTGCGCGTTGACCGACTCGGTGCGGCTCACCGCGCACGCCATGAAGCTGGGCGCGGGCGGCGTGCTGATGCTGCCGCCCTTCTACTACAAGGGGGTCTCCGACGACGGGCTCTTCAAGAACTTCGCGGAGGTGATCGAGCGGGTAGGCGACCGGCGTCTGCGCGTGTACGTCTATCACATCCCGCCCGTCTCGCAGGTGCCGATCACCCTCGGGCTGATCGAGCGCCTCCTGAAGGCCTATCCCGGCATCGTGGCCGGCGTGAAGGACAGCGGCGGCGACTGGAACAATACCAAGGCGATGCTGGACGCGTTCGCGGCGTCCGGCTTCGACGTCTTCGCGGGGAGCGAGACCTTCCTGCTCGCCAACATGCGCCACGGCGGCGCCGGCTGCATCAGCGCCACCGCCAACGTGAACCCCGCCCCGATCGCGCGCCTCCACCGCGAGTGGCAGACGCCGGAGGCCGACGCGCAGCAGGCGCGCCTCGACCAGATCCGCGGCATCATGCAGCGCTATCCGATGATCCCCGCGCTCAAGGCGGTGATCGCGCGCTACGGCGGCGACCCGGCATGGGTCACGGTGCGGCCGCCGCTGGTGGCCCTGACCGACGAGCAGCGCGCCGCCCTCGCGGCCGAGCTGGGCCGCGCCGCGTTCAGCATGCCCGGGCTCGGGCGGGAGGAGTAG
- a CDS encoding SDR family oxidoreductase — MGQLDGKVALITGASKGIGRVMSRLFAQEGAAVVCAARSRALVEETAALVKSAGGRAVAVSGDAASEGDVPRMVETAVTAFGKLDVLVANAGDGGPTKRVQDYTTEDWFYTVNSCLTSSYMCTRFAVPEMIKAGAGSIVYVSSTAGRRGLPFRIGYCASKAGQVGMTYGMALELSPHNIRVNAIAPGAVEGDRIDRVIAGQAEVRGVPVADMRKAFVERAPLRRMTTAEDIATLAVYLCSDAAKNLSGQCIAVTAGEPAV; from the coding sequence ATGGGACAGCTGGACGGCAAGGTGGCGCTGATCACGGGAGCGAGCAAGGGCATCGGCCGGGTGATGAGCCGGCTGTTCGCGCAGGAGGGCGCGGCGGTGGTCTGCGCCGCGCGCAGCCGCGCCCTCGTGGAGGAGACGGCGGCCCTCGTGAAGAGCGCGGGCGGGCGCGCGGTCGCGGTGAGCGGCGACGCGGCCAGCGAGGGAGACGTGCCGCGCATGGTGGAGACGGCGGTCACGGCCTTCGGCAAGCTCGACGTGCTCGTGGCCAACGCGGGCGACGGCGGACCCACCAAGCGAGTGCAGGACTATACGACCGAGGACTGGTTCTACACCGTCAACTCCTGCTTGACCAGCTCCTACATGTGCACGCGCTTCGCGGTGCCCGAGATGATCAAGGCGGGGGCCGGCTCCATCGTCTACGTCTCATCCACCGCGGGACGGCGCGGCCTGCCGTTTCGGATCGGTTACTGCGCCTCCAAGGCCGGGCAGGTCGGCATGACCTACGGCATGGCGCTCGAGCTGTCGCCGCACAACATCCGGGTCAACGCGATCGCGCCCGGCGCGGTGGAGGGCGACCGCATCGACCGCGTGATCGCCGGACAGGCGGAGGTGCGCGGCGTGCCGGTCGCCGACATGCGGAAGGCCTTCGTGGAGCGCGCGCCGCTGCGGCGCATGACCACCGCGGAGGACATCGCCACCCTGGCGGTCTACCTCTGCAGCGACGCGGCCAAGAACCTCTCCGGCCAGTGCATCGCGGTCACCGCCGGCGAGCCCGCGGTCTGA
- a CDS encoding PIG-L deacetylase family protein, translating into MAPRSAPKEPPAPARAMSIHAHPDDQEFTVAGTLAKWARAGCEIVSVCITSGGAGSNKYTPLDMTRHALVTIREDEQREACRILGVKETIFLGYEDGALEPSIGLRRELTRLIRRHRPEAVLTGDPTVRYYGTTYMNHPDHRAAADVALDAVFPSAGTRLIFPELLDEGLDPHEVRQVYIHGAERPDTYVDIAEFLDVKVAALRAHKSQMGEWDPSEMITQWAREQGRRRKLTAAESYRRMLLSDL; encoded by the coding sequence GTGGCCCCGCGCAGCGCGCCGAAGGAGCCGCCCGCTCCCGCGCGGGCCATGAGCATCCACGCGCATCCCGACGACCAGGAGTTCACGGTCGCCGGCACCCTGGCCAAGTGGGCGCGCGCCGGCTGCGAGATCGTGTCGGTGTGCATCACCAGCGGCGGGGCCGGCTCGAACAAGTACACGCCGCTCGACATGACCCGGCACGCGCTGGTCACCATCCGCGAAGACGAGCAGCGCGAGGCCTGCCGCATCCTCGGCGTGAAGGAGACGATCTTCCTCGGCTACGAGGACGGCGCGCTCGAGCCCTCCATCGGGCTCCGGCGAGAGCTGACCCGGCTGATCCGGCGCCACCGGCCGGAGGCGGTCCTGACCGGCGATCCCACCGTGCGCTACTACGGCACCACTTACATGAACCACCCCGACCACCGCGCGGCTGCCGACGTCGCGCTCGACGCGGTGTTTCCGTCGGCGGGCACTCGGCTGATCTTCCCCGAGCTGCTCGACGAGGGCCTCGATCCGCACGAGGTGCGCCAGGTCTACATCCACGGGGCCGAGCGGCCGGATACGTACGTCGACATCGCGGAGTTCCTGGACGTGAAGGTGGCCGCGCTGCGCGCGCACAAGAGCCAGATGGGCGAGTGGGATCCGAGCGAGATGATCACCCAGTGGGCCCGCGAGCAAGGCCGTCGCCGCAAGCTGACCGCCGCCGAATCCTACCGCCGAATGCTGCTGTCGGATCTCTGA
- a CDS encoding pyrroloquinoline quinone-dependent dehydrogenase, with protein MMRPGAWTAAALLAATCVVIPPRAPAQTPGASDSGWPFYGNDAGGARYSEVAQIDRTNVARLRVAWTYRTAALGRGGALDRKAAFEATPILVDGTLFLSTPYNHVIALDPRTGAKRWEYSARLDLSHGYSEVTSRGVSAWRDPSAAPGAPCRVRIFMGTLDARLIALDAASGTPCGGFGAGGQVDLTRDVDLRDLGSYQVTSPPAVSGDVVIVGSAIGDNRAVDVERGIVRGFDARSGALRWTWDPMPWGRQTTPRTGAANAWSTLSVDEARGLVYVPTGSASPDYAGGVRRGDNRWANSVVALRAATGALVWGFQVVHHDLWDYDVASQPTLLTWRDGTPAVAITTKMGRVFVLDRVTGAPLIPVEERAVPASDVPGELAWPTQPSSGVSVVPDTLRAEDAWGAGDRDRAWCRDTIATARSDGIFTPPSLRGTIVFPGNVGGVNWGSAAWDPVRHLLVMNTNRLATLVRLIPQERLALEAQTGTVQDRIRAELALQAGTPYAMRRAPLLSPGGTPCNPPPWGTVVAVDLYSGRTVWDVPLGSVVSGLWKPLLARLFRPALLTAGSPNLGGPIVTAGGLVFTGAAMDDYIRAFDVESGKELWRHELPAGGQATPMTYRADGRQYVVIAAGGHGKLGTTMGDSVVAFTLP; from the coding sequence ATGATGCGGCCGGGCGCGTGGACGGCGGCGGCCCTGCTCGCCGCGACGTGCGTGGTCATCCCGCCCCGCGCTCCCGCGCAGACGCCCGGCGCGTCCGACTCGGGGTGGCCGTTCTACGGCAACGACGCGGGCGGCGCCCGGTACTCGGAGGTCGCCCAGATCGACCGCACCAACGTGGCGCGCCTTCGCGTGGCCTGGACGTACCGGACGGCCGCGCTCGGCCGCGGCGGAGCGCTCGACCGCAAGGCCGCCTTCGAGGCGACGCCGATCCTGGTCGACGGCACGCTCTTTCTGAGCACGCCCTACAACCACGTCATCGCGCTCGACCCGCGCACGGGCGCGAAGCGCTGGGAATACTCCGCGCGCCTCGATCTCTCCCACGGCTACTCGGAAGTGACCTCGCGCGGGGTATCGGCCTGGCGGGATCCGAGCGCCGCCCCCGGGGCGCCGTGCCGGGTCCGCATCTTCATGGGCACGCTCGACGCCCGGCTCATCGCGCTCGACGCCGCATCCGGGACGCCCTGCGGGGGATTCGGGGCGGGCGGACAGGTCGACCTCACGCGCGACGTCGACCTGCGTGACCTCGGCAGCTACCAGGTCACCTCGCCGCCCGCGGTGAGCGGCGACGTCGTCATCGTCGGCTCGGCCATCGGGGACAACCGGGCGGTCGATGTCGAGCGCGGCATCGTGCGGGGCTTCGACGCCCGCTCGGGCGCGCTCCGCTGGACGTGGGATCCGATGCCGTGGGGACGCCAGACGACGCCCCGGACCGGCGCGGCCAACGCCTGGTCCACGCTGTCGGTGGACGAGGCGCGCGGGCTCGTGTACGTGCCGACCGGCAGCGCCAGCCCGGACTACGCGGGCGGCGTGCGCCGCGGGGACAACCGCTGGGCGAACTCGGTGGTCGCCCTCCGCGCCGCCACCGGCGCGCTCGTCTGGGGCTTCCAGGTCGTCCACCACGACCTCTGGGACTACGACGTGGCCTCGCAGCCCACACTCCTGACCTGGCGGGACGGCACGCCGGCGGTGGCCATCACCACCAAGATGGGCCGCGTGTTCGTGCTCGACCGGGTGACCGGCGCGCCACTGATCCCGGTGGAGGAGCGGGCGGTCCCGGCGAGCGACGTGCCCGGCGAGCTGGCGTGGCCGACCCAGCCGTCCTCCGGCGTCTCGGTGGTGCCGGACACGCTGCGCGCGGAGGACGCCTGGGGCGCCGGCGACCGCGACCGCGCCTGGTGTCGTGACACGATCGCCACCGCGCGCAGTGACGGCATCTTCACGCCGCCCAGCCTGCGCGGCACGATCGTGTTTCCGGGCAACGTGGGCGGCGTGAACTGGGGCAGCGCAGCCTGGGATCCGGTCCGGCACCTGCTCGTCATGAACACCAACCGGCTGGCAACGCTGGTGCGACTGATCCCACAGGAGCGCCTCGCGCTCGAGGCGCAGACGGGCACCGTCCAGGACCGGATCCGGGCCGAGCTGGCGCTGCAGGCCGGCACGCCGTACGCGATGCGGCGCGCGCCGCTGCTCTCGCCGGGCGGCACGCCCTGCAATCCACCGCCGTGGGGCACGGTCGTGGCGGTCGATCTCTACTCGGGCCGCACGGTCTGGGACGTGCCGCTGGGGTCGGTGGTGTCGGGCCTCTGGAAGCCACTCCTCGCGCGGCTGTTCCGTCCGGCCCTGCTCACCGCCGGGAGCCCGAACCTCGGCGGGCCCATCGTCACCGCGGGCGGCCTCGTCTTCACCGGGGCCGCCATGGACGATTACATCCGCGCCTTCGACGTCGAGAGCGGCAAGGAGCTGTGGCGCCACGAGCTGCCCGCCGGCGGCCAGGCCACGCCGATGACGTATCGCGCGGACGGGCGGCAATACGTCGTCATCGCGGCCGGTGGCCACGGCAAGCTCGGCACCACCATGGGAGACTCCGTCGTCGCGTTCACGCTGCCCTGA
- a CDS encoding (2Fe-2S)-binding protein — translation MSVIPPSERLAVRLTVNGRPVEHAVEARRSLADFLREDLALTGTHVGCEHGVCGACTVMVDGRSARACLLFAAQLDGRDVITIEGLTPADGLSPLQECFRACHAMQCGFCTPGMIVTATELLAQDPAPSTEAIREAISGNLCMCTGYVNIVRAIAQAAARAGARA, via the coding sequence ATGAGCGTGATCCCGCCCAGCGAGCGGCTGGCGGTGCGGCTCACCGTGAACGGCAGGCCGGTCGAGCACGCGGTGGAGGCGCGGCGCTCACTCGCCGACTTCCTCCGCGAGGATCTGGCGCTCACCGGCACCCACGTGGGCTGCGAGCACGGCGTCTGCGGCGCCTGCACCGTGATGGTGGACGGACGCAGCGCGCGCGCCTGCCTGCTCTTCGCGGCCCAGCTCGACGGGCGAGACGTCATCACGATCGAGGGCCTCACCCCCGCCGACGGGTTGAGTCCGCTGCAGGAATGCTTCCGCGCGTGCCACGCCATGCAGTGCGGCTTCTGCACCCCAGGCATGATCGTCACCGCCACCGAGCTGCTGGCCCAGGATCCCGCGCCCTCGACCGAGGCCATCCGCGAGGCGATCTCGGGCAACCTCTGCATGTGCACGGGCTACGTCAACATCGTCCGCGCGATCGCGCAGGCGGCGGCGAGGGCCGGAGCCCGCGCATGA